TAACTAAAGGTgggcaaagaagcccttggacctactccaatggtttgagccaggggtgtgtaacTGGGGCAACTGAAACTCCTATTGGGTGTCCCTGTTAAATATACTAATTAATTAACCTTAATAAATTGTTGAAATCATGGGCTCGGTGTGCCCCACACCCTCTGGGACACATGGAAGCTTCCAATAAATGTCAggtttttactttactgttctaacactgttgcaagggtattttttctcttttggttaTAGAcaacagggggatgagagaagcagaacaagaattgaatcccagaatcacagaacattctgagttgaaagggccACATgggatcatcaaaggaatgtttgaacatttacagagactccagaactgtgactttggctggtcagtctctctgctgggagcctcccaaagggccttcagccactcctcatccctggacagcagcagcatcacctctgcagggcccagcagggctctcctgagctgcccttgcccagctgcacacagagcctgccccagccagggccctgcacacaggcaggtttctgtagggccgtgccgagggcacacagggtgggatgggctctgtgagcgctggcagggacaaggcacctctcaggagggaatgtccaggcccagggagatgctcagggaagcagagggggctgaacagggcagtgctgggggaacaagcccatccagcccctcacctgccctcagccacagggaatcctttgcctctcacatctctcagtggcaaactctgagtgcagcaggaatgctggggatttctgacctcagagagccaggaatggtgtgtgggtaggaaaacaattcctaaaatCATCTCCTGCCATCTGTTTGCCTTAGAAGTGTGAGTGGAGATTATATCAAGTGAAGTACTGCACTTTTCTGCATTAGGAGTGATTCCTgtgacaaatcctgaatatccagcctggtccctctgccacagggccacaaacccagggcagcagggcagggatggcttcTTGAGAGCCCCCACacacaggcctggctgctcctggcacactcagccagcacaactggagttcaggcagggacctgggtgaaggttttcccagagcaggaacattGGTGGGTGAGTCCCAACGAGAcagtctgcagggaatggcccaggtttggctccaagcagcctctcctgacttgtaccggtcctttctccatgaacaggtgcccatgtgtagccacagcaaatgtccaacagcagctccatcagccacttcctcctgctggcattggcagacacgcggcagctgcagctcctgcacttctgcctcttcctgggcatctccctggctgccctcctgggcaacggcctcatcatcagcgccgtagcctgcggccaccacctgcacacgcccatgttcttcttcctgctcaacctggccctcagtgacctgggctccatctgcaccactgtccccaaagccctgcacaattccctctgggacaccaggaacatctcctacacaggatgtgctgcacagctctttttctttatgttcttcATGTCAGCAGAGCTTTCCATCCTGACCATCgtgtgctacgaccgctacgtgtccatctgcaaacccctgcactacgggaccctcctgggcagcagagcttgtgcccacatggcagcagctgcctgggccagtgcctttctctatTCACTACTGCACAcggccaatacattttccctgcccctgtgccatggcaatgtcCTGGgtcagttcttctgtgaaatcccccagatcctcaagctctcctgctccaaatcccaccTCAGGGAACAATGGTTTCTTGCTGTTAGTGTCTGTTTGgcatttggttgttttgtgttcattgttttctcctatgtgcagatcttcagggctgtgctgaggatcccctctgagcagggacggcacaaagccttttccacctgcctccctcacctggccgtggtctctctgtttaTCAGCACTGGTGTATTTACCTACCTAAAGCCCCCctcgatgtcctccccatccctagatctggccctgtcagttctgtactcggtggtgtctccagccctgaaccccctcatctacagcctgaggaaccaggagctcaaggctgcgatgtggacactgatgactggatgctttcaggaacattaaactgctggccaatttctgcaaatcgCTTGCAATAAAcgtcatctttgatacttcttggTTTCATTTGGGACGATCTTTTTCTTTGTAACACTCATTTAATTTTGTACtcaaagaaatgtaatttttgtgccatttctcactttgtttctttcctccttccctgtgcccacagactgtgtcaatgaggggctgtGCTCTTGGTGGCTTtcaaggaactaaaggatctcccagcagttttctgcagagatgcccttttgttgccttctctggagctgcagcagcaatgtctgtgtgcagagctgggggcagatcagtgctggcacagcagctctgctcctgctggccacaccattcctgctccaggccaggagccattggccttcttggccacctgggcacacggctggctcatgtccagcctgctgtccatcagtccctgcaggtctctttctgcctggctgctgtccagcccctttgtcccca
The DNA window shown above is from Taeniopygia guttata chromosome 37, bTaeGut7.mat, whole genome shotgun sequence and carries:
- the LOC140681549 gene encoding olfactory receptor 14I1-like — protein: MSNSSSISHFLLLALADTRQLQLLHFCLFLGISLAALLGNGLIISAVACGHHLHTPMFFFLLNLALSDLGSICTTVPKALHNSLWDTRNISYTGCAAQLFFFMFFMSAELSILTIVCYDRYVSICKPLHYGTLLGSRACAHMAAAAWASAFLYSLLHTANTFSLPLCHGNVLGQFFCEIPQILKLSCSKSHLREQWFLAVSVCLAFGCFVFIVFSYVQIFRAVLRIPSEQGRHKAFSTCLPHLAVVSLFISTGVFTYLKPPSMSSPSLDLALSVLYSVVSPALNPLIYSLRNQELKAAMWTLMTGCFQEH